A segment of the Terribacillus aidingensis genome:
AGAACAAATTGCAATTGGGGGACTATCTACTGAAGTAGAACCAAGCCCATCCCGAATTGCTGAAATTGGTGAGTTAGTTCAAGAACACAATGTTCCTGTTATTTATTACCAACAAGGGGCTAGCTCGTCTATCGCTCAAACTGTAGCTAATGAAACAGGGACAGAAACGGCTGTCTTATATGATTTAGAAGTGCTTTCTGAAGAATTACTAGCAAACGATTTAGGATATTTGGAAGCAATGCGTCATAACCTAGAAGCATTACAAGCTAGCATCAATTAAATAAGTAAAAAGAGGAACAGGCTCTATAAAATGAGGTGGACCATTGATGCCTTATTGGTGGTTAACCAAGCTCATCTCAGTGTCCGGAGTATCCGTTTGTCTAGTATAGTGGAGCGGAGTTCGTAAGGACATTATATTCTATAGAGTTTGTTCCCTTTTTCATTGAAAAAGAATAGAAAGGTAGATATATATAAACATGTACTATATTAAAGTAGATGAACTTGCTTTTCATTATGAAAGGGAACCTGTTCTAACAAATATTTCATTTGAATTAAACCCAGGGGACTTTATTATGCTGACAGGAGAAAATGGGGCTGCTAAAAGCACCTTAATACGTAACATCTTAGGCTTGCTTAAGCCCACAACCGGAAAAGTTAGCTTATCGTCCAATAATAGTTTCGGAGAGAAGTTAGTGGTTGGATATGTCCCTCAACAAGTGGCTTCGTTTAATGTTGGCTTCCCCAGTACTGTATTGGAATTAGTTCAGTCTGGTCGTTATCAAAGAGGCAAATGGTTTAGGAACTTAAATAAAGACGATAAAGAACAAGTTAGACGTGCCCTTGAATCAGTAGGCATGTGGGATATGCGTTACAAAAAGATAGGCGAATTGTCGGGGGGACAAAAACAGAGAATTTCTTTAGCTCGTGTCTTTGCGACAGATCCGGATCTGTTTGTATTAGATGAACCTACCACAGGAATGGATACAGAATCACGTGAGGAATTTTACAAGTTGTTAAAGCATAAAAGCGATGTGCATGGGAAGGGAATTTTGATGGTCTCACATGACCATGAAGAACTTCGAAATTACTGCAATAAACATATCGAACTTATACGGAAGGAGGGATTGCCTTGGAGATGTTTCTCTATGGATTCATGCAAAGAGCTTTCCAAGCCTCACTTCTTATCTCATTGATTGCTCCATTTTTAGGGTTATTTCTCATATTACGTAGGCAGTCACTTATGGCAGACACTCTAGCTCACGTCTCCTTAGCCGGAGTGGCATTAGGACTATTAGTCAGCATCAACCCAACCTGGACAAATATTTTGATGGTGATATTTATTGCAGTTTTACTGGAATATATACGTATGTTATATCGAACATATTCTGAGGTTTCTATTGCTATCTTGATGTCAGCTGGAATGGCTTTAGCATTGTTTCTAATGAGTTTGAATCAGGGTGGTACAACACTGAATATCAACCAGTTTTTATTTGGATCAATCGTAACAATTAGTAAGGGGCAGGTTTGGATACTTTATCTATTGGCAGGTACCATTCTATGCTTATATCTAATATTTCGTAAGGCAATGTATGTAATGATCTTTGATGAAGAAACGGCATTTACTGCTGGATTGCCTATAAAGACTATGTCAATCTTATTCAATGTGTTAACTGGTATCACAATTGCTATTATTATGCCTATTGTAGGTGCATTATTAGTGTCAGCAATTTTAATTTTACCTGCAGCCATTTCTATGCGCTTGAGCAGAAGCTTTTCGAGCACTATATTGATTGGGATACCTATTACGTTAGCTAGTATGTTAAGCGGATTAGTAACTTCTTATGAGTATGGTACTCCACCGGGTGCAACCATTACCTTGATCCTTGTTGCAGTCCTAGCAATTATAACTATCCTTAAAAGATTAGCAAAGGTATTCAAAATGAACAAAAGTTTTTAAGAAGCGGACCTAAAATATCGAGATATCTATTAGTAGAGCAGACTCCTAACACCATTCGTTCACGCTTCTTATCTTCAGGATCTATCATCCTTCTGAATTTGGCACAGTGCTAGTAACAGTCGGTTGCCGAGGCTTCACTGGGTCCGTCGTTTCACCTCTCTTGATAAAGAACAAGTATACCTTTGTGAATGCATTTAAAGTATTCAGACTTGTCATCCTAGTTTGTGCAATTCCTGAATTGTTCTGTTAAGCTGGAGGAAGAAAGACACTTTTGCTTGTATAAGAGGAGGATAACCGATGAAAAAAATCATTAACCGACCAGAGGATGTTGTCCTGGAGATGTGTCACGGATTGGTATTGGCTCACCCGGAACTCGAATTTTTGAAGAAGTATAAAGTGATCAAACGAAAACAATTACAGACAAATAAGGTTACCTTAATCAGTGGGGGAGGCAGCGGGCATGAGCCTTCTCATGCAGGCTTTGTCGGGGAAGGTATGCTGGATGCAGCGGTATGTGGCGATATGTTTGCTTCGCCTTCTCAAATTCAAGTGTATCAAGCTATCAAGGAGACGGCAGGTGAGAAGGGAACTCTGCTGATCATTAAGAATTACAGCGGGGATATTATGAACTTCAAGAACGCAGCACACCTTGCTAAAGAGGATGGTCTGGAAGTCGATTATGTGAAGGTCGATGATGATATCGCTGTGGAGGATAGTCTTTATACAGTTGGAAGACGCGGTGTAGCTGGAGTCGTGCTTGTACATAAGGTCGCCGGAGCAGCTGCAGCCGAAGGCCGTGACTTACAGCAGGTGAAGGTGGTAGCGGAAAAAGCTGTATCTAGAACCCGCAGTATCGGTGTGGCCTTGACATCCTGCACATTGCCAGGAGGTGAACCGACATTTAAGCTGGCTGAGGATGAGATGGAGTATGGTGTCGGGATCCATGGAGAACCTGGTATTCGACGGGAAAAAGTTCTTTCAGCTGACGAACTTGCTAAACGGATGGTCGAGGATCTGTTGAAGGAAGGACAGCCAGAGGAAGATGCGGCTTTATTGATTAACGGATTTGGCGGAACACCATTACAAGAATTGTATCTGTTCAATCAATCTGTCAATCGTGAACTAGCTGAACGGAATATTAAAATAAACCGGATATTCGTAGGCAACTATATGACTAGTATCGATATGGCAGGTGTGTCGGTAACGATTATGTCACTTGATGATGAGCTGCGCACACTGCTCTCCAGTGAATCAGATACACCAGCTCTCAAGATTGACGGACCTGTAGAGCAGCCAGCGTTTTCCAGTTTTAAGGAAGCAGCAGACAATGCGGATGTTTCTTATCAGGTAGAAACGGACAGCGCGTATGCACAAGTAAAAGAGGACTCTATTACACTGGAAAACATAATCTACTTAGTGGATAAAATGAGCGAGATTATCATTGAAAATGAAGCTGCCTTCAACAAGCTTGATACACATGCTGGAGATGGGGATTTCGGTAATAGTGTGGCAAAAGGCTTCCGTCAATTGAAACGGGAATGGAAACATATTCTCGATGAAGACAACCTTACGATTGGCAGCTTCCTTAATGACTCTTCCATGGTGATCATGGAGCATTGCGGTGGTGCTTCAGGACCAATTTGGGGTGGCGCGTTCCGTGCTGCCGGAAAAGCAGCTGGTGAGAAGAAAGAGCTCACTGTGACAGAATTCGCAGATATCCTGCAGCGTGTCGTAACGGCAATCCAGGATATTGGAGAACGCTCCTTTGGTCGCGGAGCTGAGGTCGGGGATAAGACATTGATTGATGCACTCGCACCATGTGCGGATAGCTGGAAGCAGAGTGCTGCAGCTAATGAAGATGTGAAGACAGCCTTCAAAAAAGGCGCAGAGGCTGCAGTTACTGGTGCGGAGAAGACGAAGGAAATCGTTGCACGGATGGGACGTGCTGGAACGGTAGGAGAGCGCAGTCTTGGTTATCCGGATGCAGGCGCGCATGCACTGGGTGTCATTTTTACTAAATTAGCTGCTGCATTGAAATAATCCTATGCAGCAGAGAGTGAGTTTCCTAGATTAGTTCAGGTTTTGGATTGCTTTGGTTAGTAAGTAGTATATCTTTGTCAAAAACCTTGTAAAGGGAAGGTGACAAAAGCTGTCTTTTCCCGACAAACTAGGCCTTTCTTTCCCAATCCAGATAGACAGGAATCTGACAGAAAATCATAGAATTCTACTTTAAATCTATTTAAGGAGGATTCATATGAAAAAGAAATCGATTCTTGCTGGAGCTCTGCTTATCACGTCCTTATTATCAGTCCCTTCTGTATCGTTAGCTGACGAAGTGCATGATCATGGGCATAACCATGAAACAGTCGGTTTTGACCATATTGGAGACAAGCTCCCTAAAGCAGGGGATTTCAAAGACTTGGAGTCTGCACCGTCTATTGAGCAATCAACGGAAGTAGTCGAGTTTAACAGTAGAGGAAAAGAAGTGGAAAAACACCGGACAGAAAGTAATACAGGCGGATTTAGTATAGCGGATACAGGCAGCCAAAAGGTGACAGTCCTGGCTGTTGCCGATGAAGAATATCGAGCTGCTTATCCGGATTGGCAGCAAAGGATTATTTCAATTGTGGAACAAGCAGACAATGCTTTCAACCGTGATCATGATGTGGACTACGTCGTCGAGGCTGTTGGACAATGGTCGTCCAGCGGATCAAATAGCTCTGCTTTGCTGCAGGACTTACAGCGTGACTGGGATGGACGCGGGTATGATTTTGTTGCTGGTTTTACAAGAGACAGCCGATTTGATGCAGGTGGTATTGCATATGTATATAGCGGAGCACCTTCCGGAAGTGCGATTAGTGTAAACCTTGATCAAGGAACAAGAAATACTGCATACGCAGCACAGCATGAATTTACGCATAACTATGGCATCGGTCACGATGCGCAGGGAAGCGGAATCCGCTGCATCATGAACTATGATTATTCATACACAGTAGACTACTGGGATGAAGGTCATGATCGTGTGCTGTCACAAAATAAATTCTGGTACGGATCTTAAGAAAAGCGGCGGCCGATATGGCCGCTTTTTTTATTTTCTATTTTCAGAAAATACTTTCAATCTATTTTTATAATGGATTTTTTGTTATATATTGGTAGTGAAGCGAGGGAGGAGCGGAACTAATGATAGAAGGTTTGTACGAAGCACATCTCCCAGTTAGTAATTTGCAAAAATCTATTACATTTTATCAGGGGTTAGGTATAGAGCTATCACATATTCATGAAGATAGGCTAGCTTTCTTTTGGATTAAAAAGGACCATAGCTGGCTTGGTCTCTGGGAATCGGATAAAGCGGAGCTTGCCTATCATCCATCCATAAGACATGTCGCATTTCAAGTGAGTTTGGAAAATCTAAAAGGTGCATCCGGATGGTTAAGAGATAGAGGCTATCAGCCGAGAGAGGCTTTCGGTTTTGGGCCTTATGAACCTTTTGTGATGGCGCATGATGGAATGGCACATGCTAAGATTCATTTCAATGATCCAGATGGAAACAGTCTGGAGCTGATTACGAAGATAGACAACCCAAACAATGTCACTTCCAGGATGTATTTGAGTGAATGGGAGAAAGAGAACGCTAATAAGCAGAGTAGGGATAGAAGTTTGTGAAGGGAGAAATCAGAGAATGGCAAATCGTTTATTTGAAGCTTTATCTATTACTCATCCAATTATTCAGGCACCTATGGCGGGAGGAATAACAACAGCAGAATTAGTGATAGCTGTATCTGAAGCAGGCGGATTAGGCATGATTGGTGCTGGTTATCTAAATGCAGAAAGTACCCGCAATCAAATACAAGAAGTAAAGGCTGGAACAGATAAATCCTTTGGTATCAATTTATTTGTACCAAATCCTTACAAAGAAGAGGAGGATGTCATTCATCGAGCACAAGTATCACTTCAGCCGTTTCTGGAGAAACTGGGCTCTTCAGGTGCAGAGAGTGAATTCCTGTCTTATGAACAGACCTTAGGAATATTCCTTGAGCAGGTAAAAGTCGTCATACAAGAAAAGGTACCAGTTTGTTCGTTCACATTTGGAATTCCTTCTTCCGATGTCATCCACTTTTTGAAACAAGCGGGCGTATACACCATTGGTACAGCAACTACTTTGGCAGAGGCGCAGGCAATTGAAGCAGCTGGAATGGACGCGGTTGTCCTGCAGGGGAGCGAGGCAGGAGGTCATCGGGGGAACTTCCTAGCGGAAGTGGAACAAAGTATGATTGGACTGATGGCACTGATACCGCAAACTGTCGATAAGGTGAATATTCCGGTCATTGCTGCTGGAGGTATAATGGATCGACGCGGGGTCAAGGCGGCTCGCTGTTTAGGCGCACAAGCAGCGCAGCTCGGCACCGCATTTTTAACGTGTAAAGAAAGCGGTGCAAACCCATTACATAAGCAAGCAATTCTGGAGGGACAGCAAGTAGACAAGACAACATTAACGAAAGCTTTCTCTGGCAAGGCGGCCAGAGGCATCGAAAATGATTTTATCCGTGAAATGCGGGAAGTTGAGACGGAACTGCCGGACTTTCCTATCCAGAATACATTGACAAAGCCTATTCGATCCGCTGCTGCACAAAACAATGATAGAAACATGATGTCCTTATGGTGCGGGCAAAACCCAAATTTAGCAGAGCCTATCACTGCTAAGGAACTGGTGCATAAACTAGTAGACGAGGAATAAAATACGATAACGGGATAATAGGTGATAGTCTTGGAAAAATGGCTCGAATGGGCAAGAAGAATACAGGCAATCTCCCAAGCTGGGTTGCATTTCTCAAAGGATGTATTCGATCGGGAGAGATACGAGGAACTGCAGCAGCTCAGTGCGGAAATTATCGCTAACTATACGAAGCAGTCGGCAGAGGACGTTGAGAAGACACTTGCAGCAGAAAAAGGGTACCCTACCCCGAAGCTGGATATCCGCGGTGTTGTTTTCCGGGAAGGGAAGCTGCTGTTAGTGAAAGAGAAGATGGATGAACGGTGGTCACTGCCGGGCGGTTTTTGTGAGGTAGGGCTGTCGGCCAGTGAGAATGCTGTAAAGGAAATCAAAGAGGAGTCGGGGTACGATGTTGTACCTAAGAAACTTTTAGCGGTGCTCGATTCGGATAAGCATACCGACAAGCCGCAAATGTTTCACTACTACAAGATTTTCCTGCAATGCGAGCTTGTCGGCGGAGGAGCACAGGAAAGTGTGGAGACGAGTGAGATCGGCTTTTTTGGAGAAACAGAGTTGCCGCCATTGTCGTTGAAAAGAAATACAGCAACTCAAATCAAGATGCTGTTCGAAGCTCTGCGCAATCCTAGGAAAGAGAGTGTATTTGATTAAGTGAATTCTGCCCTGGAGCTGAAAAGTTATTTAAAGATTGGAGGTGCAAACATAACTACTATAATTTATTTGGTTAGACATGGTGAATCGCCTAAGGAAGGTAATGAAAGAACAAGAGCTTTGACTGAAAAAGGAAAGC
Coding sequences within it:
- a CDS encoding metal ABC transporter permease — translated: MEMFLYGFMQRAFQASLLISLIAPFLGLFLILRRQSLMADTLAHVSLAGVALGLLVSINPTWTNILMVIFIAVLLEYIRMLYRTYSEVSIAILMSAGMALALFLMSLNQGGTTLNINQFLFGSIVTISKGQVWILYLLAGTILCLYLIFRKAMYVMIFDEETAFTAGLPIKTMSILFNVLTGITIAIIMPIVGALLVSAILILPAAISMRLSRSFSSTILIGIPITLASMLSGLVTSYEYGTPPGATITLILVAVLAIITILKRLAKVFKMNKSF
- a CDS encoding NUDIX hydrolase — encoded protein: MVLEKWLEWARRIQAISQAGLHFSKDVFDRERYEELQQLSAEIIANYTKQSAEDVEKTLAAEKGYPTPKLDIRGVVFREGKLLLVKEKMDERWSLPGGFCEVGLSASENAVKEIKEESGYDVVPKKLLAVLDSDKHTDKPQMFHYYKIFLQCELVGGGAQESVETSEIGFFGETELPPLSLKRNTATQIKMLFEALRNPRKESVFD
- a CDS encoding zinc-dependent metalloprotease, translating into MKKKSILAGALLITSLLSVPSVSLADEVHDHGHNHETVGFDHIGDKLPKAGDFKDLESAPSIEQSTEVVEFNSRGKEVEKHRTESNTGGFSIADTGSQKVTVLAVADEEYRAAYPDWQQRIISIVEQADNAFNRDHDVDYVVEAVGQWSSSGSNSSALLQDLQRDWDGRGYDFVAGFTRDSRFDAGGIAYVYSGAPSGSAISVNLDQGTRNTAYAAQHEFTHNYGIGHDAQGSGIRCIMNYDYSYTVDYWDEGHDRVLSQNKFWYGS
- a CDS encoding VOC family protein, encoding MIEGLYEAHLPVSNLQKSITFYQGLGIELSHIHEDRLAFFWIKKDHSWLGLWESDKAELAYHPSIRHVAFQVSLENLKGASGWLRDRGYQPREAFGFGPYEPFVMAHDGMAHAKIHFNDPDGNSLELITKIDNPNNVTSRMYLSEWEKENANKQSRDRSL
- a CDS encoding nitronate monooxygenase — translated: MANRLFEALSITHPIIQAPMAGGITTAELVIAVSEAGGLGMIGAGYLNAESTRNQIQEVKAGTDKSFGINLFVPNPYKEEEDVIHRAQVSLQPFLEKLGSSGAESEFLSYEQTLGIFLEQVKVVIQEKVPVCSFTFGIPSSDVIHFLKQAGVYTIGTATTLAEAQAIEAAGMDAVVLQGSEAGGHRGNFLAEVEQSMIGLMALIPQTVDKVNIPVIAAGGIMDRRGVKAARCLGAQAAQLGTAFLTCKESGANPLHKQAILEGQQVDKTTLTKAFSGKAARGIENDFIREMREVETELPDFPIQNTLTKPIRSAAAQNNDRNMMSLWCGQNPNLAEPITAKELVHKLVDEE
- a CDS encoding metal ABC transporter ATP-binding protein, which translates into the protein MYYIKVDELAFHYEREPVLTNISFELNPGDFIMLTGENGAAKSTLIRNILGLLKPTTGKVSLSSNNSFGEKLVVGYVPQQVASFNVGFPSTVLELVQSGRYQRGKWFRNLNKDDKEQVRRALESVGMWDMRYKKIGELSGGQKQRISLARVFATDPDLFVLDEPTTGMDTESREEFYKLLKHKSDVHGKGILMVSHDHEELRNYCNKHIELIRKEGLPWRCFSMDSCKELSKPHFLSH
- the dhaK gene encoding dihydroxyacetone kinase subunit DhaK produces the protein MKKIINRPEDVVLEMCHGLVLAHPELEFLKKYKVIKRKQLQTNKVTLISGGGSGHEPSHAGFVGEGMLDAAVCGDMFASPSQIQVYQAIKETAGEKGTLLIIKNYSGDIMNFKNAAHLAKEDGLEVDYVKVDDDIAVEDSLYTVGRRGVAGVVLVHKVAGAAAAEGRDLQQVKVVAEKAVSRTRSIGVALTSCTLPGGEPTFKLAEDEMEYGVGIHGEPGIRREKVLSADELAKRMVEDLLKEGQPEEDAALLINGFGGTPLQELYLFNQSVNRELAERNIKINRIFVGNYMTSIDMAGVSVTIMSLDDELRTLLSSESDTPALKIDGPVEQPAFSSFKEAADNADVSYQVETDSAYAQVKEDSITLENIIYLVDKMSEIIIENEAAFNKLDTHAGDGDFGNSVAKGFRQLKREWKHILDEDNLTIGSFLNDSSMVIMEHCGGASGPIWGGAFRAAGKAAGEKKELTVTEFADILQRVVTAIQDIGERSFGRGAEVGDKTLIDALAPCADSWKQSAAANEDVKTAFKKGAEAAVTGAEKTKEIVARMGRAGTVGERSLGYPDAGAHALGVIFTKLAAALK